The following coding sequences are from one Pseudonocardia sp. EC080619-01 window:
- the pheT gene encoding phenylalanine--tRNA ligase subunit beta, translating into MRVSASWLARHVDPAALPASPEEIGEAFVRVGLEVEDIHPAPEISGPVTVARVLEISELTGFKKPIRYCRVGFEGDRSRQVVCGATNFAVGDLVVVTEPGAVLPGGFAIASRTTYGHVSDGMIASAKELGLGADHAGILVLPPGTAEPGDDAVAVLGLAEPVVELAVTPDRGYCFAVRGLARELATSLGADFTDPAGRVTVPDTGGDAWPVRIADTEGCPRFVVRRVDGVDPAAASPWWMQRALLSAGMRPISLIVDVTNFVMLDLGQPLHAYDAVRVSGAIEVRRAAAGEKLETLDGQSRTLDPDDLLITDDSGPIGLAGVMGGASTEIPALADLADGVRVDVLIEAAHFAPQVIARAARRHKLPSEASRRFERVVDPALPPVAAERAAQLLVELGGGTLADGRTDEGGIPAVPSVRMPLSMPDRVAGVAYPRGATVRRLGQVGCAVDLDTGTDGQGVVVATPPTWRPDLRMAADLVEEVLRLEGYDTIPSELPTAPAGRGLTVSQLRRRAVSRALAEAGHVEVLPFPFVSDSVWDDLGLDADDERRRTVAVTNPLDAERSRLTTTLLPGLLDMLVRNRSRGTEDLALYAIAQVVQPQETTPEMPDPAVTGRPSDDEYAAIRAALPAQPVHVGVVLAGNREPRGWWGRGRPAAWEDAVEAARLTGAAAGVELRPRRAERAPWHPGRCAEIVVAGTGTVVGHAGELHPKVVEALGLPARTAAAEIDLDAVPLRENLPVPLVSAFPPVAVDVALVADESVPSADLADALTAGAGELLESVRLFDVYTGDQVGAGKRSLAFSLRLRAGDRTLTSEEANTARDAAVAEATSRYGAALR; encoded by the coding sequence GTGCGAGTGTCCGCCTCCTGGCTCGCCCGGCACGTCGACCCGGCGGCCCTGCCCGCCTCGCCCGAGGAGATCGGCGAGGCCTTCGTGCGGGTCGGGCTGGAGGTCGAGGACATCCACCCGGCCCCGGAGATCAGCGGGCCGGTGACGGTCGCGCGGGTGCTGGAGATCTCCGAGCTCACCGGGTTCAAGAAGCCCATCCGGTACTGCCGGGTCGGCTTCGAGGGTGACCGTTCCCGCCAGGTCGTCTGCGGGGCGACCAACTTCGCCGTCGGTGACCTCGTCGTCGTCACGGAGCCGGGGGCCGTCCTGCCCGGCGGGTTCGCGATCGCCTCGCGGACGACCTACGGGCACGTCTCCGACGGCATGATCGCCTCGGCGAAGGAGCTCGGCCTCGGCGCGGACCACGCCGGGATCCTCGTGCTGCCCCCGGGCACCGCCGAGCCTGGCGACGACGCCGTGGCCGTCCTCGGTCTGGCCGAGCCGGTCGTCGAGCTCGCCGTCACACCGGACCGGGGCTACTGCTTCGCCGTGCGCGGCCTGGCCCGCGAGCTGGCCACCTCGCTCGGGGCGGACTTCACCGACCCGGCCGGCCGGGTGACCGTCCCGGACACCGGCGGCGACGCCTGGCCGGTCCGGATCGCCGACACCGAGGGGTGCCCGCGCTTCGTCGTCCGCCGCGTGGACGGCGTCGACCCGGCCGCGGCCAGCCCCTGGTGGATGCAGCGCGCGCTGCTCTCCGCCGGGATGCGGCCCATCTCGCTGATCGTCGACGTCACGAACTTCGTCATGCTGGATCTCGGGCAGCCGCTGCACGCCTACGACGCCGTGCGCGTCTCCGGAGCGATCGAGGTCCGCCGGGCGGCGGCGGGGGAGAAGCTGGAGACGCTCGACGGGCAGTCCCGCACCCTCGACCCCGACGACCTGCTGATCACCGACGACTCCGGGCCGATCGGCCTCGCCGGCGTGATGGGCGGGGCGTCGACCGAGATCCCCGCGCTCGCCGACCTCGCCGACGGCGTCCGGGTGGACGTGCTGATCGAGGCCGCGCACTTCGCCCCGCAGGTCATCGCCCGCGCCGCGCGTCGGCACAAGCTGCCGAGCGAGGCGTCCCGCCGTTTCGAGCGGGTCGTCGATCCGGCGCTGCCGCCGGTCGCGGCCGAACGGGCCGCGCAGCTGCTCGTCGAGCTGGGCGGCGGCACGCTCGCCGACGGGCGCACGGACGAGGGCGGGATCCCTGCGGTCCCGTCGGTGCGGATGCCGCTGTCGATGCCGGACCGGGTCGCCGGCGTCGCCTACCCGCGGGGTGCCACCGTCCGCCGCCTCGGCCAGGTGGGGTGCGCGGTCGACCTGGACACCGGCACCGACGGTCAGGGCGTCGTCGTCGCGACGCCACCGACCTGGCGACCGGACCTGCGGATGGCCGCCGACCTGGTCGAGGAGGTGCTGCGGCTCGAGGGCTACGACACCATCCCCTCCGAGCTGCCGACCGCTCCGGCCGGGCGCGGGCTGACGGTGTCCCAGCTGCGGCGGCGCGCGGTGTCGCGGGCGCTGGCCGAGGCCGGGCACGTCGAGGTGCTGCCGTTCCCGTTCGTCTCCGACAGCGTGTGGGACGACCTCGGGCTGGACGCCGACGACGAAAGGCGTCGCACCGTCGCCGTCACCAACCCGCTGGACGCCGAGCGGTCCCGGCTGACCACCACCCTGCTGCCGGGGCTGCTGGACATGCTGGTGCGCAACCGTTCCCGTGGGACGGAGGACCTCGCGCTGTACGCGATCGCGCAGGTCGTGCAGCCGCAGGAGACCACACCGGAGATGCCGGACCCGGCGGTCACCGGCAGGCCGTCCGACGACGAGTACGCCGCGATCCGGGCCGCGCTGCCGGCGCAGCCGGTGCACGTCGGCGTCGTCCTCGCCGGGAACCGCGAGCCGCGCGGATGGTGGGGGCGTGGCCGCCCGGCGGCCTGGGAGGACGCCGTCGAGGCCGCCCGCCTGACGGGTGCGGCGGCGGGGGTGGAGCTCCGCCCGCGGCGCGCCGAGCGCGCGCCGTGGCACCCGGGCCGGTGCGCCGAGATCGTCGTGGCCGGGACCGGGACGGTCGTCGGTCACGCCGGCGAGCTGCACCCGAAGGTCGTCGAGGCGCTGGGTCTCCCTGCGCGCACCGCCGCCGCCGAGATCGACCTGGACGCGGTGCCGCTGCGCGAGAACCTGCCGGTCCCGCTGGTGTCGGCGTTCCCGCCGGTCGCGGTGGACGTCGCCCTGGTCGCCGACGAGTCGGTCCCGTCCGCGGACCTCGCGGACGCGCTGACCGCGGGTGCGGGGGAGCTGCTGGAGTCGGTGCGGCTGTTCGACGTCTACACCGGCGACCAGGTCGGTGCGGGCAAGCGGTCGCTGGCGTTCTCGCTCCGGTTGCGCGCCGGGGACCGGACGCTGACCAGCGAGGAGGCGAACACCGCGCGCGACGCCGCGGTCGCCGAGGCGACGAGCCGGTACGGGGCGGCGCTGCGCTGA
- the argH gene encoding argininosuccinate lyase: MSAALWGGRFASGPADALAALSKSTHFDWALAPYDIRGSKAHARVLHRAGLLSDEELSGMHKALDELAADVASGVFGPEPGDEDVHTALERGLIERAGPDLGGKLRAGRSRNDQVATQFRMWLRDATRRVADGVLDVVDALVGQAETHAGAAMPGRTHLQHAQPVLLGHQLGAHAQALLRDVDRLRDWDRRTAYSPYGSGALAGSSLGLDPEAVAAELGFTGSSANSIDGTASRDFAAEAAFVLAMIGVDLSRLSEEVILWATAEFGYVTLDDAFSTGSSIMPQKKNPDVAELARGKSGRLVGNLTGLMTTLKGLPLAYNRDLQEDKEPLFDSVAQLELLLPAIAGMVATLTFHTDRLAELAPAGFTLATDVAEWLVRQGVPFRVAHEAAGGCVRAAEARGVGLDDLTDGELAGVHPALTPSVREVLSVEGSIASRDARGGTAGDRVAEQLTDLRDEAAAAREFTGGTA; this comes from the coding sequence ATGAGCGCCGCGCTGTGGGGTGGCCGGTTCGCGTCCGGTCCGGCCGATGCGCTCGCCGCGCTGAGCAAGTCGACGCACTTCGACTGGGCACTGGCCCCCTACGACATCCGCGGTTCGAAGGCGCACGCCCGCGTGCTGCACCGTGCCGGACTGCTGTCGGACGAGGAGCTGTCCGGCATGCACAAGGCGCTCGACGAGCTCGCCGCGGACGTGGCGTCCGGCGTGTTCGGCCCCGAGCCGGGTGACGAGGACGTGCACACCGCTCTGGAGCGCGGCCTGATCGAGCGGGCCGGGCCCGACCTCGGCGGGAAGCTGCGCGCCGGCCGGTCGCGCAACGACCAGGTCGCCACCCAGTTCCGGATGTGGCTGCGCGACGCGACCCGGCGGGTCGCCGACGGGGTGCTCGACGTGGTCGACGCGCTGGTCGGCCAGGCCGAGACGCACGCGGGCGCGGCGATGCCGGGCCGCACCCACCTGCAGCACGCCCAGCCGGTGCTGCTCGGCCACCAGCTCGGTGCCCACGCGCAGGCTCTGCTGCGCGACGTGGACCGGCTCCGCGACTGGGACCGGCGCACCGCGTACTCGCCGTACGGCTCCGGCGCGCTCGCCGGTTCCTCGCTGGGGCTCGACCCGGAGGCCGTGGCCGCGGAGCTCGGCTTCACCGGCTCGTCGGCGAACTCGATCGACGGCACCGCGTCGCGGGACTTCGCCGCCGAGGCCGCGTTCGTGCTCGCGATGATCGGCGTCGATCTCTCGCGGTTGTCGGAGGAGGTGATCCTCTGGGCGACCGCCGAGTTCGGCTATGTCACCCTCGACGACGCCTTCTCCACGGGCAGCTCGATCATGCCGCAGAAGAAGAACCCGGACGTCGCGGAGCTGGCCCGCGGCAAGTCCGGCCGGCTGGTCGGGAACCTCACCGGGCTGATGACGACGCTCAAGGGCCTTCCGCTCGCCTACAACCGCGACCTGCAGGAGGACAAGGAGCCGCTGTTCGACTCGGTCGCCCAGCTCGAGCTCCTGCTCCCCGCGATCGCCGGGATGGTGGCGACACTGACCTTCCACACCGACCGGCTGGCCGAGCTGGCCCCGGCCGGCTTCACCCTCGCGACGGACGTCGCGGAGTGGCTCGTCCGCCAGGGCGTGCCGTTCCGGGTGGCGCACGAGGCGGCCGGCGGATGCGTCCGGGCCGCGGAGGCCCGCGGCGTCGGCCTCGACGACCTGACCGACGGCGAACTGGCCGGCGTCCACCCGGCGCTGACTCCGAGTGTCCGCGAGGTGCTGAGCGTGGAAGGCTCCATCGCGTCGCGGGACGCCCGGGGCGGTACCGCGGGCGACCGGGTCGCCGAGCAGCTGACCGACCTGCGCGACGAAGCCGCAGCAGCACGAGAGTTCACCGGAGGAACCGCATGA
- the argF gene encoding ornithine carbamoyltransferase, producing the protein MLRHLLRDDDLSPAEQTELLDLADRLKADRFSERPLEGPKAVAVVFDKSSTRTRVSFEAGITQLGGTAVILDGTTSQLGRGETISDTSRVLSRYVDAIVWRTSGQERIEEMASVATVPVVNALTDRFHPCQILADLQTVRERLGRLAGVTLTYLGDGANNIAHSLLLGGATAGLHVRVSAPAGFTPDPEVVRDAKARAEQTGGSVTLVADPVAAVAGADVLVTDTWTSMGQEEDGLDRIAPFRSYQIGADLLARAAPGAIVLHCLPAHRGEEITDDVIDGPASAVWDEAENRLHAQKALLTWLLRA; encoded by the coding sequence ATGCTCCGTCACCTCCTGCGCGACGACGATCTCTCCCCGGCCGAGCAGACCGAGCTCCTCGACCTGGCCGACCGGCTCAAGGCCGACCGGTTCTCCGAGCGTCCCCTCGAGGGACCGAAGGCCGTCGCCGTCGTCTTCGACAAGTCCTCGACCCGCACCCGCGTGTCGTTCGAGGCCGGGATCACCCAGCTCGGGGGCACGGCGGTCATCCTCGACGGGACCACCAGCCAGCTCGGGCGTGGCGAGACCATCTCCGACACCTCCCGGGTCCTGTCCCGCTACGTCGACGCGATCGTCTGGCGCACCTCGGGCCAGGAGCGGATCGAGGAGATGGCATCGGTGGCGACCGTGCCGGTGGTGAACGCGCTGACCGACCGGTTCCACCCGTGCCAGATCCTCGCCGACCTGCAGACGGTCCGGGAGCGGCTCGGGCGGCTCGCCGGCGTCACGCTCACCTACCTCGGCGACGGCGCGAACAACATCGCGCACTCGCTGCTGCTCGGCGGGGCGACCGCCGGGCTGCACGTGCGCGTGTCCGCCCCGGCCGGGTTCACCCCGGACCCGGAGGTGGTCCGCGACGCGAAGGCGCGCGCCGAGCAGACCGGCGGTTCGGTCACGCTCGTCGCCGACCCGGTCGCCGCGGTCGCGGGCGCCGACGTCCTGGTCACCGACACCTGGACGTCGATGGGGCAGGAGGAGGACGGTCTGGACCGGATCGCGCCGTTCCGCTCGTACCAGATCGGCGCCGATCTGCTCGCCCGCGCCGCCCCCGGCGCCATCGTGCTGCACTGCCTGCCCGCGCACCGCGGGGAGGAGATCACCGACGACGTGATCGACGGCCCGGCCAGCGCGGTGTGGGACGAGGCGGAGAACCGGCTGCACGCGCAGAAGGCCCTCCTCACCTGGCTGCTGCGCGCATGA
- a CDS encoding acetylornithine transaminase, which translates to MTTHAQRWQAALMNNYGTPPLTLVRGEGAHVWDAEGRRYLDLYAGIAVNALGHAHPAVVEAVSTQVGTLGHTSNFFITEPALQLAERLQGLLGRVDARTLLCNSGTEANEAAFKIARRTGRPEIVACEGAFHGRTMGALALTGQPAKRAPFEPMPSGVTHIPFGDLAALDAAVTENTAAVFLEPILGEAGVIVPPEGYLAEARRITAERGALLVLDEVQTGIGRTGQWFAHQAHGVVPDVVTLAKGLGGGLPIGACIGIGAAAALLEPGQHGTTFGGNPVACAAALAVLDTVATDGLLEHVGRLGKEIRSGIEGLGHPVVGEVTGAGLHIGIGLISPVAAQAATAARDAGFLINNCTPERLRLAPALTLTDEEAHEFLTAFPAILDAAAAEREGQGS; encoded by the coding sequence ATGACCACGCACGCCCAGCGGTGGCAGGCCGCGCTGATGAACAACTACGGCACCCCGCCGCTGACCCTGGTCCGCGGCGAGGGCGCCCACGTGTGGGACGCCGAGGGCCGCCGGTACCTGGACCTCTACGCCGGCATCGCGGTCAACGCGCTGGGCCACGCCCACCCCGCGGTCGTCGAGGCGGTGTCCACCCAGGTCGGCACGCTCGGCCACACCTCGAACTTCTTCATCACCGAGCCCGCTCTCCAGCTCGCCGAGCGCCTGCAGGGGCTGCTCGGCCGGGTCGACGCGCGCACGCTCCTCTGCAACTCCGGGACCGAGGCCAACGAGGCCGCGTTCAAGATCGCGCGCCGCACCGGGCGGCCGGAGATCGTCGCCTGCGAGGGTGCGTTCCACGGCCGCACCATGGGAGCGCTCGCGCTCACCGGGCAGCCGGCGAAGCGGGCCCCGTTCGAGCCGATGCCGTCGGGTGTCACGCACATCCCGTTCGGCGACCTCGCGGCGCTCGACGCGGCGGTCACCGAGAACACGGCCGCGGTGTTCCTGGAGCCGATCCTCGGCGAGGCCGGGGTGATCGTGCCCCCGGAGGGCTATCTCGCCGAGGCGCGCCGGATCACCGCGGAGCGGGGGGCCCTGCTCGTCCTCGACGAGGTGCAGACGGGCATCGGGCGGACCGGGCAGTGGTTCGCCCACCAGGCCCATGGCGTCGTTCCCGACGTCGTCACCCTGGCCAAGGGCCTCGGTGGCGGTCTGCCGATCGGAGCCTGCATCGGGATCGGCGCAGCGGCCGCGCTGCTCGAACCGGGGCAGCACGGCACCACCTTCGGCGGCAACCCGGTCGCCTGCGCGGCGGCGCTCGCGGTGCTCGACACGGTCGCGACCGACGGGCTGCTCGAGCACGTCGGCCGGCTCGGCAAGGAGATCCGCAGCGGGATCGAGGGCCTCGGACACCCGGTGGTCGGCGAGGTGACGGGCGCGGGCCTGCACATCGGCATCGGGCTGATCTCGCCGGTCGCGGCCCAGGCGGCGACCGCGGCGCGCGACGCCGGTTTCCTGATCAACAACTGCACACCGGAGCGGCTGCGCCTGGCCCCGGCGCTCACACTGACCGACGAGGAGGCCCACGAGTTCCTCACCGCGTTCCCCGCGATCCTCGACGCGGCCGCCGCCGAGCGGGAAGGCCAGGGCAGCTGA
- the argC gene encoding N-acetyl-gamma-glutamyl-phosphate reductase yields MHVVRIAVAGASGYAGGELLRLLLAHPDVEIGALTAGGNAGSRLGEHQPHLAPLAERVLEESTAERLAGHDAVFLALPHGKSAELAAQLGEDTLLIDCGADHRLTDPAAWDRWYGGEHAGHWPYGLPELPGAREQLVGSNRVAVPGCYPTGTSLALFPALVAGLVAPEVVITAVTGTSGAGKSLKPHLLGAEVMGSLSAYGVGGAHRHTPEITQNLSAALGAPVSVSFTPVLAPLPRGILASCSAPLADPSTDTATVRQTYEKAYAGEPFVRLLPEGQWPTTAQTLGSNVVALQMTVDPDAGRLIVVSAIDNLTKGTAGGAVQCMNLALGLPETTGLPTTGVAP; encoded by the coding sequence ATCCACGTGGTACGCATCGCAGTGGCGGGAGCCAGCGGGTACGCCGGGGGAGAGCTCCTCCGGTTGCTCCTCGCACATCCGGACGTGGAGATCGGTGCCCTCACAGCAGGCGGCAACGCCGGGAGCCGTCTGGGCGAGCACCAGCCGCACCTCGCGCCGCTCGCGGAGCGTGTGCTGGAGGAGAGCACGGCGGAGCGTCTCGCCGGGCACGACGCGGTGTTCCTCGCGCTCCCGCACGGCAAGTCCGCCGAGCTCGCCGCGCAGCTCGGCGAGGACACCCTGCTGATCGACTGCGGGGCGGACCACCGGCTGACCGATCCCGCCGCCTGGGACCGCTGGTACGGCGGCGAGCACGCCGGGCACTGGCCGTACGGCCTGCCCGAGCTGCCCGGGGCACGGGAGCAGCTCGTCGGCTCGAACCGGGTCGCCGTGCCCGGCTGCTACCCGACGGGCACGAGCCTCGCACTGTTCCCCGCGCTGGTCGCGGGCCTGGTCGCGCCCGAGGTCGTGATCACCGCCGTGACCGGCACGTCGGGCGCGGGCAAGTCGCTCAAGCCCCACCTGCTCGGCGCCGAGGTCATGGGCTCCCTGTCGGCGTACGGCGTCGGGGGCGCCCACCGGCACACCCCCGAGATCACCCAGAACCTGTCGGCCGCACTCGGCGCACCGGTGTCGGTGAGCTTCACCCCGGTCCTCGCGCCGCTGCCCCGGGGCATCCTCGCCTCGTGCTCGGCACCGCTGGCCGATCCCTCGACCGACACGGCCACGGTCCGGCAGACGTACGAGAAGGCCTACGCGGGCGAGCCGTTCGTCCGGCTGCTGCCGGAGGGGCAGTGGCCGACCACCGCGCAGACCCTGGGGTCGAACGTGGTGGCCCTGCAGATGACCGTCGACCCCGACGCGGGGCGCCTGATCGTCGTCTCCGCCATCGACAACCTCACCAAGGGCACCGCCGGCGGTGCCGTGCAGTGCATGAACCTGGCGCTCGGCCTGCCCGAGACGACCGGCCTGCCGACGACGGGAGTGGCACCGTGA
- a CDS encoding arginine repressor, with translation MSDGERRQGNASRVTRQAKIVDVLWHRAVRSQPELQVLLDQLHGIETTQATLSRDLDELGAVKLRGPDGGAPVYRIPEDGSPVRGVEGGTTRLGRLLGELLVSADASGNLAVLRTPPGAAHYLASALDRAALHDVVGTIAGDDTIIVVAREPRTGAELAQRLQELPNAVPADVPVPAHATKES, from the coding sequence ATGAGCGACGGCGAACGACGTCAGGGCAACGCGAGCCGGGTCACCCGGCAGGCCAAGATCGTCGACGTGCTCTGGCACCGCGCGGTACGCAGCCAGCCGGAGCTGCAGGTCCTGCTGGACCAGCTGCACGGCATCGAGACCACACAGGCCACGCTGTCGCGGGATCTCGACGAGCTCGGCGCGGTCAAGCTCCGTGGCCCCGACGGCGGCGCCCCGGTCTACCGCATCCCCGAGGACGGAAGCCCGGTCCGTGGCGTCGAGGGCGGCACGACGCGGCTGGGCCGCTTGCTGGGGGAGCTGCTCGTCTCGGCCGACGCGAGTGGGAACCTGGCGGTCCTGCGGACGCCGCCGGGCGCCGCGCACTACCTTGCGAGCGCGCTCGACCGGGCCGCGCTGCACGACGTCGTCGGGACCATCGCCGGCGACGACACGATCATCGTGGTCGCTCGCGAGCCCCGCACCGGGGCGGAGCTCGCGCAGCGGCTGCAGGAACTGCCGAACGCCGTGCCGGCCGACGTGCCGGTCCCGGCGCACGCGACGAAGGAGAGCTGA
- the pheS gene encoding phenylalanine--tRNA ligase subunit alpha has translation MSDDGTNPLDPDALKAAVEAARAAFDAAADLDDLAAVKPAHLGDRAPIPMARRELGQLPGPERADAGKRVNAARQEAQAAFDERRAVLVTERDARVLRDEAVDVTLPWDRRPRGARHPVTQLSERIADIFVAMGWEVAEGPEVEASWLNFDALNFGKDHPARTMQDTFYLGDPARGQDSGTVLRTHTSPVQVRTLLERELPVYVACPGRTFRTDELDATHTPVFHQVEGLAVDRGLTMAHLKGTLDAFARAVFGPEAGTRMRPSYFPFTEPSAEVDLWFPQKKGGAGWVEWGGCGMVNPNVLRAAGVDPDEFSGFAFGMGIERTLMFRNGIPDMRDMVEGDVRFSTAFGV, from the coding sequence ATGAGTGACGACGGTACGAACCCGCTGGACCCGGACGCGCTGAAGGCTGCCGTGGAGGCGGCGCGTGCGGCGTTCGACGCCGCCGCGGACCTGGACGACCTGGCCGCCGTGAAGCCGGCCCACCTCGGCGACCGTGCCCCGATCCCGATGGCCCGCCGCGAGCTCGGGCAGCTGCCCGGCCCGGAGCGCGCCGACGCCGGGAAGCGGGTCAACGCCGCCCGCCAGGAGGCACAGGCCGCGTTCGACGAGCGCCGGGCCGTTCTGGTCACCGAGCGCGACGCGCGGGTGCTGCGCGACGAGGCCGTCGACGTGACCCTGCCGTGGGACCGGCGCCCCCGCGGCGCCCGGCACCCCGTCACCCAGCTGTCCGAGCGGATCGCCGACATCTTCGTCGCGATGGGCTGGGAGGTCGCCGAGGGCCCCGAGGTCGAGGCGTCGTGGCTGAACTTCGACGCGCTGAACTTCGGCAAGGACCACCCCGCCCGCACCATGCAGGACACCTTCTACCTCGGTGACCCGGCGCGCGGGCAGGACTCGGGGACGGTGCTGCGCACGCACACCTCGCCGGTGCAGGTCCGGACCCTGCTCGAGCGGGAGCTCCCGGTGTACGTGGCGTGCCCCGGCCGTACGTTCCGCACCGACGAGCTCGACGCCACCCACACCCCGGTCTTCCACCAGGTCGAGGGGCTCGCCGTCGACCGCGGTCTCACCATGGCGCACCTCAAGGGCACCCTCGACGCGTTCGCCCGCGCCGTCTTCGGACCGGAGGCCGGTACCCGGATGCGGCCGTCGTACTTCCCCTTCACCGAGCCGTCCGCCGAGGTGGACCTCTGGTTCCCGCAGAAGAAGGGCGGGGCGGGCTGGGTCGAGTGGGGTGGCTGCGGGATGGTCAACCCGAACGTCCTGCGCGCCGCGGGCGTCGACCCTGACGAGTTCTCCGGCTTCGCGTTCGGCATGGGCATCGAGCGGACCCTGATGTTCCGCAACGGCATCCCCGACATGCGCGACATGGTCGAGGGCGACGTCCGCTTCTCCACCGCGTTCGGCGTCTGA
- the argJ gene encoding bifunctional glutamate N-acetyltransferase/amino-acid acetyltransferase ArgJ → MSVTAAQGFRAAGIAAGIKKSGRADLALVVNDGPRTEAAGVFTRNKVKAAPVLWSQQVLTTGALRAVVLNAGGANACTGPEGFQTAHATAEKAAEMLGCGAIEVAICSTGLIGEQLPRETVLAGVEKVSGELAATPEAGASVAGAIMTTDTVPKEAQVSDPAGWTVGGTTKGAGMIAPSMATMLSVITTDAVVEQPVLDAALREAVRYSFDRLDVDGSMSTNDTVLVLSSGASGVPADQAVFTAALTRVCRDLAAQMQADAEGVSKRITVRVSGAASEDDAVTVARTIARDALVKTAMFGSDPNWGRIAAAAGYADADIDPETLDITINGVLLCRGAVVAGDRADCDLSGKDVLIEVELGRSGGIEGNTAEIRTTDLSHAYVEENSAYSS, encoded by the coding sequence GTGAGCGTGACCGCAGCGCAGGGGTTCCGTGCCGCGGGGATCGCCGCGGGGATCAAGAAGTCCGGCAGGGCCGACCTGGCGCTGGTCGTCAACGACGGGCCGCGCACCGAGGCCGCGGGCGTGTTCACCCGGAACAAGGTGAAGGCCGCTCCGGTGTTGTGGTCGCAGCAGGTGCTCACCACCGGAGCGCTCCGCGCGGTCGTGCTCAACGCCGGCGGCGCGAACGCCTGCACCGGCCCCGAGGGCTTCCAGACGGCGCACGCCACCGCGGAGAAGGCCGCGGAGATGCTCGGGTGCGGCGCGATCGAGGTCGCGATCTGCTCGACCGGTCTCATCGGCGAGCAGCTCCCGCGCGAGACCGTGCTCGCCGGTGTGGAGAAGGTGTCCGGCGAGCTGGCGGCGACTCCCGAGGCGGGGGCCTCGGTGGCCGGCGCGATCATGACCACCGACACCGTGCCGAAGGAGGCCCAGGTCTCCGACCCGGCGGGCTGGACCGTCGGCGGCACCACCAAGGGCGCCGGGATGATCGCCCCGTCGATGGCGACGATGCTCAGCGTGATCACCACCGACGCGGTGGTCGAGCAGCCCGTGCTCGACGCGGCGCTGCGCGAGGCGGTGCGCTACAGCTTCGACCGGCTCGACGTCGACGGCTCGATGTCGACCAACGACACCGTGCTCGTGCTGTCGTCGGGTGCGTCGGGCGTGCCGGCCGACCAGGCCGTGTTCACCGCTGCGCTCACCCGGGTCTGCCGGGACCTGGCCGCCCAGATGCAGGCCGACGCCGAGGGGGTCAGCAAGCGGATCACCGTGCGGGTCAGCGGGGCCGCCTCGGAGGACGACGCCGTCACGGTCGCCCGCACGATCGCCCGGGACGCGCTGGTGAAGACCGCGATGTTCGGCTCCGACCCGAACTGGGGCCGGATCGCCGCCGCGGCCGGGTACGCCGACGCGGACATCGATCCGGAGACGCTGGACATCACGATCAACGGCGTGCTGCTGTGCCGCGGTGCCGTCGTGGCCGGTGACCGCGCCGACTGCGACCTGTCCGGCAAGGACGTCCTGATCGAGGTCGAGCTCGGCCGCTCCGGCGGGATCGAGGGCAACACCGCGGAGATCCGGACCACCGACCTGTCCCATGCCTACGTGGAGGAGAACAGTGCCTACTCCTCCTGA
- the argB gene encoding acetylglutamate kinase codes for MAPSPETPARLKRAGEKAGVLAEALPWLQRFHGRIVVVKYGGNAMIDEELKQAFARDMVFLRLAGIHPVVVHGGGPQISAMLTRLGMPGEFRGGLRVTTPETMEIVRMVLFGQVGRELVGLINQHGPLAVGLSGEDAGLFTAEKRTALVGGDPVDIGLVGDVTEVNPDAVLDIIAAGRIPVVAGIAPDADGQVHNINADSAAAALAGALDAAKLVVLTDVEGLYANYPDPESIITSLTADQLEPMLPRLESGMAPKMEACLRAVRSGVGQAHVIDGRVPHSVLLEVFTHEGVGTMVLPDTPADGVTQE; via the coding sequence GTGGCGCCCTCGCCGGAGACACCTGCACGGCTGAAGCGGGCCGGCGAGAAGGCCGGGGTGCTGGCCGAGGCGCTGCCGTGGCTGCAGCGCTTCCACGGCCGGATCGTGGTCGTGAAGTACGGCGGCAACGCGATGATCGACGAGGAGCTGAAGCAGGCCTTCGCCCGGGACATGGTCTTCCTGCGGCTGGCGGGCATCCACCCGGTCGTCGTCCACGGCGGCGGACCGCAGATCAGCGCGATGCTCACCCGGCTGGGGATGCCCGGCGAGTTCCGCGGCGGGCTGCGGGTCACCACCCCGGAGACGATGGAGATCGTCCGGATGGTGCTCTTCGGTCAGGTCGGCCGGGAGCTGGTCGGGCTGATCAACCAGCACGGGCCCCTGGCGGTGGGTCTCTCCGGTGAGGACGCCGGCCTGTTCACCGCCGAGAAGCGCACCGCCCTGGTGGGCGGCGACCCGGTCGACATCGGGCTGGTCGGCGACGTCACCGAGGTGAACCCGGACGCGGTGCTGGACATCATCGCCGCGGGCCGGATCCCGGTGGTCGCCGGGATCGCGCCGGACGCCGACGGCCAGGTGCACAACATCAACGCCGACAGCGCGGCCGCCGCGCTGGCAGGTGCACTGGACGCCGCGAAGCTGGTGGTGCTCACCGACGTCGAGGGGCTCTACGCGAACTACCCCGACCCGGAGTCGATCATCACCTCGCTGACGGCGGACCAGCTCGAGCCGATGCTGCCCCGGCTGGAGAGCGGCATGGCGCCCAAGATGGAGGCCTGCCTGCGCGCGGTGCGCTCGGGCGTCGGGCAGGCGCACGTGATCGACGGGCGGGTACCGCACTCGGTCCTGCTCGAGGTCTTCACACACGAGGGTGTCGGGACGATGGTCCTTCCCGACACCCCGGCTGACGGGGTGACACAGGAATGA